Proteins co-encoded in one Octopus bimaculoides isolate UCB-OBI-ISO-001 chromosome 9, ASM119413v2, whole genome shotgun sequence genomic window:
- the LOC106878495 gene encoding ATP-binding cassette sub-family F member 2, with translation MPSDAKKRRDAQKKAAANKSSNKKKTQNGPSKEAGNKVVDGITKQLDELELISQHRSCTGVLASHPDSRDLHIDNLSITFHGAELLSDTKLELNVGRRYGIIGLNGCGKTSLLSAIQLREFPIPKHIDTFLLCREMPPSDKTALQCVIEVDTERLRLEKEAETLAAADDLESHDRLLDVYERLDYMDADKADARAGYILHGLGFTKEMQSKKVKDFSGGWRMRIALARALYIKPALLMLDEPTNHLDLDACVWLEEELRNYKRILVIISHSQDFLNGVCTTIIHMHLRKLVYYGGNFDAYIQTRNEVEENQMKKYKWEQDQIAHMKNYIARFGHGSAKLARQAQSKEKTLKKMVDSGLTEKVISDKTLAFFFPSCGTLPPPIVMVQHVYFRYAPDKPFIYKNLDFGIDLDTRVALVGPNGAGKSTLLKLLCGELVPSEGLIRRHSHLKIGRYHQHLREILDLEMSALDWMMKCYPDIREKEEMRKIIGRYGLSGQQQVCPIKNLSDGQRCRVIFAWLAWQSPHMLLLDEPTNHLDIETIDALAEAINDFDGGMVLVSHDFRLISQVAQEIWVCQNQTITKWDKDIFSYKEYLAKNVQEKMANLDK, from the exons tTGATGGCATTACCAAGCAGTTAGATGAGCTTGAACTAATCTCTCAGCATCGCTCCTGTACTGGAGTTCTTGCTTCCCATCCAGACAGCCGTGATCTTCACATCGACAATCTGTCCATCACATTCCATGGAGCAGAGTTACTGAGTGACACAAAACTTGAACTCAATGTTGGTCGACGTTATGGTATAATTGGTTTAAATGGCTGTG GTAAAACCTCTTTGCTGTCAGCTATCCAGCTGCGAGAGTTTCCAATTCCCAAACACATTGACACATTTCTGTTGTGTCGCGAAATGCCGCCCAGTGACAAGACAGCTCTCCAGTGTGTCATTGAGGTCGATACAGAACGTCTGAGATTAGAGAAAGAAGCAGAAACTTTGGCAGCTGCGGATGATTTAG AATCTCATGACCGCCTACTGGATGTGTATGAGCGACTTGACTACATGGACGCTGACAAAGCTGATGCTCGAGCTGGCTATATTTTACATGGTCTTGGTTTCACTAAAGAGATGCAAAGCAAAAAAGTGAAGGACTTCTCTGGAGGATGGCGTATGAGAATTGCTCTTGCCAGGGCTTTATACATCAAACCAGCCTTGCTGATGTTGGATGAGCCTACGAATCATCTGGATTTGGATGCTTGTGTCTGGCTGGAAGAAGAACTCCGCAA ctACAAGAGAATATTGGTCATAATTTCCCACTCGCAGGATTTCCTCAATGGTGTTTGTACCACTATTATTCACATGCATCTTCGTAAACTGGTTTACTATGGT GGCAATTTTGATGCTTATATACAGACAAGGAATGAAGTTGAAGAAAACCagatgaagaaatataaatgGGAACAAGACCAGATAGCTCATATGAAG AACTACATAGCCCGTTTTGGTCATGGCAGTGCCAAGTTAGCTCGGCAAGCTCAGAGCAAGGAAAAAACTTTGAAGAAGATGGTGGACAGTGGTTTAACAGAAAAAGTAATTTCTGAtaaa acatTGGCGTTCTTTTTTCCATCGTGTGGCACTTTGCCACCTCCTATTGTCATGGTGCAACATGTCTACTTCCGCTATGCACCAGATAAG CCTTTTATCTATAAAAATTTGGATTTTGGTATTGATCTTGACACCAGAGTTGCCTTGGTCGGACCGAACGGAGCTGGGAAATCAACGTTGTTAAAACTGTTATGTGGTGAG CTTGTACCAAGTGAGGGATTGATTCGGCGCCATTCCCACTTAAAGATTGGTCGTTATCACCAG CATCTAAGAGAAATATTAGACCTTGAGATGAGCGCTTTGGATTGGATGATGAAGTGTTACCCAGACATTCGTGAAAAGGAGGAAATGAGGAAAATAATTGGTCGTTATGGGTTGTCAGGTCAACAACAG GTTTGTCCAATAAAGAATCTCTCTGATGGTCAAAGATGTCGCGTTATCTTTGCCTGGTTGGCTTGGCAAAGTCCTCATATGCTCCTGTTAGACGAACCTACCAATCATTTAGATATTGAAACTATTGATGCCCTCGCAGAAGCCATTAATGACTTTGACGGCGGAATGGTTCTTGTGAGTCACGATTTCAGACTCATTTCTCAG GTCGCCCAGGAAATTTGGGTGTGTCAGAACCAGACAATAACAAAATGGGACAAAGACATTTTCTCTTACAAGGAATATTTGGCCAAGAATGTCCAAGAAAAGATGGCCAATTTGGATAAATAA